The following are encoded together in the Pedobacter sp. D749 genome:
- a CDS encoding GH92 family glycosyl hydrolase gives MKLKLIASILCCLVAKGLLAQQKDWVHYVNTLQGTNSKHELTRGNTYPTTALPFGMHTWTPQTGRNGDGWKYQYFKDKIRGFQQAHQCSSWTRDYAVFSLMPVVDELIVSEDKRETKFSHQNEIAKPNYYKVTFENNITTEISPSERGAHLRFSYPKGKRSFLILDGYNRLSDVQIYPKENKITGWVNNGEGFKRGWKSYFVIQFDQPIKSYGTWENKRNTIAKDSISAEGLGKGAFVQFESGTKVQVKTASSYISLQQAELNLKRELGNDKTLEDTKANAAAVWNKSLGKIEVEGGSKADMETFYSCFFRASLFSRKFYEINEAGKPYYFSPYDGKVHDGYMFTDTGFWDTFRAQFPLNTLIQPEMHGRYMQAMLDAYKQCGWLPSWSFPSEAGSMIGNHAISLLADAWAKGIRTFDPKKALDAYYHEAMNKGPWGPANGRDGVTEYNQLGYVPYPKYREATAKTLEYAYDDYCAYNLAKMIGDKHYMEVFEKPMFNYKNVYDPATRFMRGRNAEGKWSPNFDPTEWGGPFTEGNAWHWQWSVFQDTKGLINLMGGNNNFISKLDSVFSEPNKVNVGSYGGMIHEMTEMVMANMGQYAHGNQPIQHMVYLYNYANQPWKAQFYAREVMHKLYDATENGYPGDEDQGQTSSWYVLSALGFYSVTPGTGEYVLGSPMFKKTTINLENGKKFVIEAPANDVAHVYIKSASLNGKNYTKNFINHSDLLKGGVLKLEMNVKPSLNRGILEEDKPFSLSK, from the coding sequence ATGAAACTTAAATTAATTGCATCCATTTTATGCTGCCTGGTTGCCAAAGGGTTATTGGCGCAGCAGAAAGATTGGGTTCACTATGTGAACACGCTGCAGGGCACCAACTCTAAACATGAACTCACCAGAGGAAATACTTATCCAACAACGGCACTACCATTTGGCATGCACACCTGGACTCCACAAACGGGTAGAAATGGCGATGGTTGGAAATATCAATATTTTAAAGATAAAATAAGAGGCTTTCAGCAAGCGCATCAATGCAGTTCGTGGACGAGAGATTATGCCGTGTTTTCTTTAATGCCTGTGGTTGATGAACTGATTGTAAGTGAAGACAAACGCGAAACCAAATTCAGTCATCAGAACGAGATTGCTAAACCAAATTATTATAAGGTAACATTTGAAAATAATATCACGACCGAGATTTCGCCATCAGAACGTGGTGCACACCTCAGGTTCAGCTATCCAAAAGGCAAAAGAAGCTTTTTAATTTTAGACGGATACAACAGATTAAGTGATGTACAAATCTATCCTAAAGAGAATAAAATAACGGGCTGGGTAAACAATGGCGAAGGTTTTAAAAGAGGTTGGAAAAGTTATTTTGTAATTCAGTTCGATCAGCCGATTAAATCTTACGGCACCTGGGAGAACAAACGTAATACCATAGCAAAAGATTCGATTTCAGCTGAAGGATTGGGTAAAGGCGCATTTGTACAGTTCGAATCGGGTACAAAGGTGCAGGTAAAAACTGCTTCATCTTACATCAGTTTGCAACAAGCCGAACTTAATTTAAAAAGAGAGCTAGGCAATGATAAGACTTTAGAAGATACCAAAGCCAATGCTGCTGCGGTATGGAATAAATCGCTGGGTAAGATCGAAGTAGAAGGCGGATCGAAAGCAGATATGGAAACTTTTTATTCCTGCTTTTTTAGGGCAAGTTTATTCTCCAGAAAGTTTTATGAAATAAACGAAGCCGGAAAACCATATTATTTTAGTCCTTATGATGGTAAAGTGCACGATGGCTATATGTTTACCGATACTGGTTTTTGGGATACCTTCCGGGCGCAGTTTCCACTAAATACATTGATCCAGCCAGAAATGCATGGCCGTTACATGCAAGCCATGCTCGATGCCTACAAACAATGCGGTTGGTTGCCCTCATGGTCTTTCCCCAGCGAGGCAGGAAGTATGATTGGTAACCATGCCATTTCTTTATTAGCCGATGCCTGGGCAAAAGGAATCAGGACATTCGATCCGAAAAAGGCTTTAGATGCCTATTACCACGAAGCGATGAACAAAGGGCCCTGGGGGCCGGCAAATGGCAGGGATGGGGTAACCGAGTATAACCAGTTAGGTTATGTTCCTTATCCAAAATATAGAGAAGCTACCGCAAAAACATTAGAATATGCTTACGATGACTATTGCGCTTACAATTTAGCCAAAATGATTGGCGATAAACATTACATGGAAGTTTTTGAGAAGCCGATGTTCAATTATAAAAATGTTTATGATCCGGCTACCCGTTTTATGAGGGGAAGGAATGCGGAAGGCAAGTGGTCGCCAAATTTCGATCCAACCGAATGGGGAGGTCCATTTACCGAAGGAAATGCGTGGCATTGGCAATGGTCGGTTTTTCAGGATACCAAAGGTTTAATTAATTTGATGGGCGGAAACAACAATTTTATCTCAAAACTAGATTCTGTTTTCAGCGAACCTAATAAAGTGAATGTGGGTTCGTACGGCGGGATGATTCATGAAATGACCGAGATGGTAATGGCCAACATGGGGCAATATGCACATGGCAATCAGCCTATCCAACATATGGTTTATTTATATAATTATGCCAACCAACCATGGAAAGCACAATTTTATGCCCGTGAGGTGATGCATAAATTGTATGATGCCACAGAAAATGGTTATCCGGGAGACGAAGACCAGGGGCAAACCTCTTCGTGGTATGTATTAAGTGCTCTGGGATTTTACAGCGTAACTCCAGGTACTGGTGAATATGTTTTAGGGAGCCCGATGTTTAAAAAAACAACCATCAACCTGGAAAATGGCAAAAAATTCGTCATCGAAGCACCTGCAAATGATGTTGCCCATGTTTATATAAAATCGGCAAGCTTAAATGGGAAAAATTATACTAAAAATTTTATAAACCATAGCGATTTGTTAAAAGGAGGGGTGTTAAAATTGGAGATGAATGTTAAACCTTCGTTAAATAGAGGGATATTGGAAGAAGATAAGCCATTTTCGCTCAGTAAATAG
- a CDS encoding glutaminase family protein, with product MRKLSLVVFCLFFNLISKAQDKAPAYPLITHDAYFSIWSFGDGLNQSVTKHWTGKEQSLLGVIKVDGKYYRFLGERSKTFKDILPAADALTYQASYSFDKPEAGWESSTYNDHDWKKAEAPFGDDNSAKTKWNSDDLYFRRTFDVAKVSAAKKYLKLNHDDNVIVYLNGKVIYKKNGWVSDYSYLPIEDGILKTGKNVLAIHCKNTAGGRHLDAGIVEEEADHLNIAPATQTNASIQATTTKYTFSCGPVELQVAFTSPLLLNDIKLTARPISYINYSVKSTDARQHSVDIFFGASSNLAVNTPNQSVSAWKSSKNKLSILKTGTVEQPVLNKRGDDLRIDWGYLYMAVPARFNATQFIAAQNESLKSFVDSKYPEQAQVLNSKTLNLSSVIPFGSVSSKPIEKYMMLGYDDLKSVEYFGEKLKPVWRLSGNQQFEDQLAEADAQYPSLKTKCATFDAKLYADAEKAGGKAYADLCKLAYRQAIAAHKIAYAPNGDILFLSKENFSNGSINTVDVTYPSAPQFLVYNPELLKGMLNGIFYYSESGKWKKPFAAHDLGTYPLANGQTYGEDMPVEEAGNMIILTAAITRAEGYTKYAEKHWEVLSVWANYLLREGFDPANQLCTDDFAGHLARNSNLSVKAIVALGAYAQMAQLSGKTDVANKYRTAALQMAQNWIKMADDGDHYALTFNDKNTWSQKYNLVWNKLLKLDLFPKEVYKKEINFYLTKQKEYGLPLDSRKTYTKSDWIMWTATLADNEADFQKFISPIYRYATETESKVPLSDWHETTNGKMTGFQARSVVGGYFIKMLADKWNIK from the coding sequence ATGAGAAAACTTTCCTTAGTCGTATTTTGCCTTTTTTTTAATTTAATTTCAAAAGCTCAAGATAAGGCACCCGCTTATCCATTAATTACGCACGATGCCTATTTTAGCATCTGGTCTTTCGGCGATGGGCTTAACCAATCGGTTACCAAACATTGGACGGGGAAGGAACAATCTTTATTAGGTGTAATAAAGGTTGATGGTAAATATTACCGGTTTCTAGGCGAAAGAAGTAAAACTTTTAAAGATATACTTCCGGCGGCTGATGCATTAACATATCAGGCCAGTTATAGCTTCGATAAACCTGAAGCAGGTTGGGAAAGCAGTACATACAATGATCATGACTGGAAAAAAGCCGAAGCCCCTTTTGGAGACGATAATTCTGCCAAAACAAAATGGAATAGTGATGATCTTTACTTCAGAAGAACCTTCGATGTAGCCAAAGTATCGGCCGCAAAAAAATACCTTAAACTCAATCACGATGATAACGTAATTGTTTATTTAAATGGGAAAGTAATTTACAAAAAGAACGGATGGGTTTCTGATTATAGCTATTTGCCAATTGAAGATGGTATTTTAAAAACAGGAAAAAATGTATTGGCTATCCATTGCAAAAATACGGCTGGTGGCAGGCACCTGGATGCCGGGATAGTTGAAGAAGAGGCTGATCATTTAAATATTGCTCCAGCCACTCAAACCAATGCATCCATTCAGGCAACTACAACCAAATACACTTTTAGCTGTGGTCCGGTAGAATTACAGGTAGCTTTTACCTCTCCATTATTACTGAATGATATTAAATTAACCGCAAGGCCAATCAGTTATATTAATTATTCCGTAAAATCTACTGATGCCAGGCAGCACAGCGTAGATATTTTCTTTGGGGCATCATCAAACCTGGCTGTAAATACACCAAACCAAAGCGTATCGGCGTGGAAGAGTTCTAAAAACAAGCTCTCTATCTTAAAAACAGGAACCGTAGAGCAGCCGGTATTAAATAAAAGGGGAGATGACCTGCGCATTGATTGGGGTTATTTGTACATGGCCGTTCCAGCCAGGTTTAATGCTACTCAATTTATTGCTGCACAGAACGAGAGCTTAAAAAGTTTCGTCGATTCCAAATATCCAGAACAAGCACAGGTTTTAAATTCTAAAACGTTAAATTTAAGTAGTGTTATTCCTTTCGGTTCGGTTTCTTCAAAACCCATAGAAAAATATATGATGTTGGGTTATGACGACCTGAAATCGGTTGAGTATTTTGGCGAAAAGCTGAAGCCAGTTTGGAGACTTTCGGGCAATCAACAATTTGAAGATCAATTGGCGGAAGCCGATGCCCAATACCCTTCGTTAAAAACCAAGTGCGCCACTTTTGATGCGAAATTATACGCCGACGCAGAAAAGGCTGGTGGCAAAGCGTATGCAGATCTATGTAAATTAGCTTACAGACAGGCTATTGCAGCACACAAAATTGCATATGCACCAAATGGCGATATCCTTTTTTTATCCAAAGAAAATTTCAGTAATGGCTCTATCAATACGGTTGATGTAACTTATCCATCAGCACCACAATTTTTGGTGTACAACCCCGAATTGTTAAAAGGAATGCTGAATGGTATTTTCTATTATTCTGAAAGTGGAAAATGGAAGAAACCATTTGCTGCACACGATTTAGGCACTTATCCTTTAGCCAACGGCCAAACCTATGGTGAAGATATGCCGGTAGAAGAGGCAGGGAACATGATCATTTTAACTGCTGCCATTACCAGGGCCGAGGGCTATACAAAATATGCCGAAAAGCACTGGGAGGTACTGTCTGTATGGGCAAACTATCTGCTGAGAGAAGGTTTCGATCCGGCCAATCAATTATGTACCGACGATTTTGCAGGTCATTTGGCCAGAAATTCGAATTTATCGGTTAAAGCCATTGTCGCTTTAGGCGCTTATGCACAAATGGCGCAATTATCTGGTAAAACGGATGTAGCTAATAAATACAGAACAGCTGCCTTACAAATGGCACAGAACTGGATAAAAATGGCCGATGATGGCGATCATTATGCTTTAACCTTTAATGATAAAAATACCTGGAGCCAGAAATATAACCTCGTTTGGAACAAACTGTTAAAACTAGATCTCTTTCCTAAAGAAGTGTACAAAAAGGAGATTAACTTTTATCTAACCAAACAAAAAGAGTACGGACTACCATTGGATAGCCGCAAGACTTACACTAAATCGGATTGGATTATGTGGACTGCGACTTTGGCTGATAACGAAGCCGATTTCCAAAAATTTATAAGTCCGATATACCGTTATGCTACCGAAACCGAAAGCAAGGTGCCATTGAGCGATTGGCATGAAACCACCAATGGTAAAATGACCGGCTTCCAGGCGAGGAGTGTTGTTGGCGGTTACTTCATCAAAATGCTGGCCGACAAATGGAATATTAAATAA
- a CDS encoding LacI family DNA-binding transcriptional regulator: protein MKSLSIKDIAVKANVSITTVSFIINGKAKEKSISEAVIEKVEKIIEESGYKPNQIARSLRTGNSNIIGLIIEDISNSFFSRIARLIEDKAYKRGYKIIYSSTENSVDKAKELINMFKSRKVDAYIISPIKGIEEDVKMLLEDGNPVIFFDRNLTDINTSYVGADHFNASYQSIQHFIDQGKKNIALVTTDINVEQIVERYDGYKKALEDHGIKYDENLVLKIHFNQEESETITQIKELFDNKKIDAVLFATNYLAISGLKVLKKINKTIGDDFAVIAYDDHEAFELHTPGISAIQQPLEEIAENVIKLILKQLSTKAKPDNQEIIIPAKLIIRD, encoded by the coding sequence ATGAAATCGCTTTCTATCAAAGATATAGCCGTAAAAGCCAATGTATCCATTACCACAGTTTCATTCATTATTAACGGTAAAGCAAAAGAGAAATCGATAAGCGAAGCAGTTATAGAGAAAGTAGAAAAAATTATCGAAGAAAGTGGTTATAAACCCAATCAGATTGCAAGAAGTTTAAGAACCGGTAACTCCAATATTATCGGCCTGATTATCGAAGATATTTCCAATTCATTCTTTTCCAGGATTGCCAGGCTAATCGAAGATAAAGCTTATAAAAGAGGATATAAAATTATTTATTCCAGTACAGAAAACAGTGTTGACAAAGCGAAAGAACTGATCAACATGTTTAAATCGCGAAAAGTTGATGCCTATATCATCTCTCCAATAAAAGGAATAGAAGAAGATGTTAAAATGCTGTTGGAAGATGGCAATCCGGTAATCTTTTTTGATAGGAACCTGACTGATATCAATACCAGTTATGTAGGAGCCGATCATTTTAATGCCTCATACCAGTCAATACAGCATTTTATCGATCAAGGTAAAAAGAACATCGCCCTTGTTACTACTGATATTAACGTGGAGCAGATCGTAGAACGTTATGATGGTTATAAAAAAGCATTAGAAGATCACGGAATCAAGTATGACGAAAACCTCGTATTAAAGATCCATTTTAACCAGGAAGAAAGCGAAACGATTACTCAGATTAAAGAACTTTTCGATAATAAAAAAATTGATGCAGTATTATTTGCAACCAACTATTTGGCAATTAGTGGCTTAAAAGTATTGAAAAAGATCAATAAGACAATTGGCGACGACTTTGCTGTTATTGCATACGATGACCATGAAGCTTTCGAACTGCACACACCTGGTATTTCAGCAATTCAACAACCACTTGAAGAAATTGCAGAGAATGTGATTAAGCTAATTCTTAAACAATTGTCGACCAAAGCAAAACCCGATAACCAGGAGATCATTATTCCGGCTAAACTAATTATCAGGGATTAA
- a CDS encoding RagB/SusD family nutrient uptake outer membrane protein produces MKNKTILHTALILLVGIVSACNKLDENAYDQIPSDKFYTNKNEVLSAVLRPYTHANAWVTPSGQDGWWRPAELSADQLAWPTKGPHGEDSGKWKRLHYHSWTVDEAGLNNAWSLIYGGIGYCNDPIANISKRDISTMGITQKEKDEFISELKLLRAFHYLKLMDLFGGVPIVTEPADPANPVYPGTSSRKEVFDFVEKEIKDNINNVPKLSRAMLGRMSQASGYAMLVELYLNAEVWSGTARWDDCIAAADKLINNEAGGQNGTMQLDTTITDQFKNTNDLSKEVIFSIAYDYTRAKFEPSWTGEFYHFAQKEIYGGGRNGNDGIVLIPGVYDTYEVDDRRKTEWLLIGPQYKFADTNLKTKAVLGTVEYQGLPLVFVDNIRKNKSGSTVSNMSEGEENSGVRFNKYKLGNSVPGFVINGKDTTAVQPDPNYNNTDWNVYRLTWIYFAKAEALMRKSGGVATAEAVALINTTKKRAYAPAIRDAKAYTTATLTLDELLKERGREFIFEGFRRDDLIRFGKFTTGTWWDHTASSATKALYPIPQRQRDLNPKLTQNPGY; encoded by the coding sequence ATGAAAAATAAAACAATATTACATACAGCATTAATTTTATTGGTTGGTATAGTTAGTGCCTGTAACAAGTTAGATGAGAATGCATACGATCAGATTCCTTCTGACAAATTTTACACCAATAAAAACGAAGTATTATCGGCTGTTTTGCGCCCTTATACGCACGCAAATGCTTGGGTAACGCCATCGGGCCAGGATGGCTGGTGGAGGCCTGCAGAATTATCAGCAGATCAGCTTGCCTGGCCAACAAAAGGGCCACATGGTGAAGATAGTGGAAAATGGAAGCGGTTGCATTATCATAGCTGGACAGTAGACGAAGCAGGATTAAATAATGCATGGTCGCTGATTTATGGCGGTATCGGATATTGCAACGATCCTATTGCAAATATTAGCAAACGCGATATTTCTACCATGGGAATTACCCAAAAGGAAAAGGATGAATTTATTTCAGAATTGAAATTATTACGTGCTTTTCATTACCTGAAACTGATGGATTTATTTGGCGGAGTGCCTATTGTAACTGAACCTGCAGATCCTGCAAATCCGGTTTATCCAGGTACCTCAAGCCGAAAAGAAGTATTTGATTTTGTGGAGAAAGAAATTAAAGACAATATTAATAACGTGCCGAAATTATCAAGGGCAATGTTAGGCAGAATGAGTCAGGCGAGTGGCTACGCCATGCTTGTAGAACTTTATTTAAATGCCGAAGTATGGTCTGGTACAGCCCGTTGGGATGATTGTATTGCCGCTGCTGATAAATTGATCAACAATGAAGCAGGTGGGCAAAACGGAACCATGCAATTGGATACCACAATAACCGACCAGTTTAAAAACACAAACGATTTATCTAAAGAGGTTATATTTTCCATTGCTTATGATTACACAAGGGCCAAGTTCGAACCATCCTGGACCGGCGAATTTTATCATTTTGCCCAAAAAGAAATTTATGGTGGCGGTAGAAACGGTAATGATGGTATTGTACTTATTCCTGGAGTTTATGATACTTATGAAGTTGATGACCGACGTAAAACAGAATGGCTGTTAATTGGTCCTCAATACAAATTTGCCGATACCAATCTTAAAACAAAAGCAGTATTGGGCACAGTAGAATACCAGGGTTTGCCATTGGTTTTTGTAGATAATATCCGGAAAAATAAATCAGGATCTACTGTTTCCAACATGAGTGAAGGAGAAGAAAACAGTGGTGTTCGTTTCAATAAATATAAACTCGGTAATTCAGTTCCTGGTTTTGTGATTAACGGCAAAGATACAACTGCTGTTCAGCCTGACCCTAATTATAACAATACAGACTGGAATGTTTACCGTTTAACGTGGATTTACTTTGCCAAAGCAGAAGCACTTATGCGTAAAAGCGGAGGTGTAGCTACGGCAGAAGCGGTAGCCTTGATTAATACCACAAAAAAACGGGCTTATGCACCGGCCATACGCGATGCTAAAGCTTATACAACTGCTACTTTAACTTTAGATGAACTTTTGAAAGAACGCGGCAGAGAGTTTATTTTCGAAGGTTTCAGAAGAGATGATTTAATCCGTTTCGGGAAATTTACAACCGGAACCTGGTGGGACCACACAGCCTCGTCAGCAACCAAAGCATTATACCCGATTCCTCAGCGGCAACGGGACCTTAATCCTAAGTTGACCCAAAACCCTGGTTATTAA